A genomic stretch from Psilocybe cubensis strain MGC-MH-2018 chromosome 1, whole genome shotgun sequence includes:
- a CDS encoding AP-1-like transcription factor yap1, which produces MDAFPEVTPLWDLSQSVDINQLPDNDFLALLQKQFPTDNSGYNFMAPFTDGINPQSITPFELPSLTPPSEDSSPSPPNSNQDGGGNDDVPETALKRKASDEDFSDDGPTTKSQHTGNDKKSSSGNSRRKSTGGNGNNKDEGRLMKRKEQNRAAQRAFRERKEKHVKDLEDKVADLEAKNEQALHENENLRDLLTRLQTENVALKQSSFTFTMPKAASTNGDSSNTPQSTFSSISSPQSAASPLAGSSKNTNPIDWSSLTTFDPAVLNLLDDSVPQPTATEGAMQMDFGFGATSGTGLASNAPYTSIASNPMFMSFASTFDNPASPTPSASGTTTNFNQMNMNFDMNNLSTWSTPSNSQDTILDDLFSGYLSSTGQMDMSLLGQSPASSLSPVAHHVSPPNANSTSSSNNNTLNNARSPVASSSSSSSSPSVLGTSSLVFTPRDSPASSASTPASDTNKTSSLPIHSEDTCPRTRKELEKRIASEGASPFAPPVNVRKSSDSVLGTMIACSGSSFPTTAKSDKNIEVLSAWRSIRADPKFKDADINALCSEFTSKARCDGTKVVLEPQGVHSILENLSKKQ; this is translated from the exons ATGGACGCCTTCCCTGAAGTTACTCCTCTGTGGGATCTTTCCCAGAGCGTGGACATTAATCAGCTTCCCGACAACGATTTCCTCGCCCTTCTCCAGAAGCAGTTCCCAACCGACAACAGTGGCTACAACTTCATGGCGCCCTTCACAGACGGCATTAACCCACAGAGCATCACCCCCTTCGAACTTCCCAGTCTCACTCCCCCTTCAGAGGACAGTAGTCCAAGTCCACCCAACTCCAATCAGGACGGCGGCGGCAACGACGATGTCCCAGAAACAGCCCTCAAACGCAAGGCCAGCGATGAGGACTTCTCAGACGACGGCCCTACCACCAAATCTCAGCACACAG GCAACGACAAGAAATCGAGTTCAGGTAACTCCAGGCGCAAGTCTACGGGCGGAAATGGCAAC AACAAGGATGAGGGCCGTCTTATGAAGCGCAAAGAGCAGAATCGGGCAGCACAGCGGGCGTTcagagagagaaaggaaaagcATGTCAAGGAT CTCGAAGACAAGGTTGCCGACCTTGAAGCAAAGAACGAGCAGGCACTGCACGAGAATGAGAACCTCAGAGATTTGCTGACCCGACTGCAAACCGAAAACGTAGCTCTCAAGCAGAGCTCGTTCACCTTCACTATGCCCAAGGCCGCAAGTACTAATGGGGACTCGTCAAATACTCCACAGTCCACCTTCTCTTCGATTTCCTCACCTCAGTCCGCAGCATCCCCGTTGGCGGGATCGTCCAAGAACACTAATCCTATCGATTGGAGttccttgaccacctttgATCCTGCTGTTCTCAATCTTTTGGACGACAGTGTTCCTCAGCCGACGGCTACGGAGGGTGCCATGCAGATGGACTTTGGCTTCGGTGCGACCTCGGGCACCGGCCTTGCCTCTAATGCTCCATATActtccattgccagcaaCCCCATGTTTATGTCCTTTGCATCTACCTTTGATAACCCAGCGAGCCCTACACCCTCTGCATCTGGCACGACGACCAATTTCAATCAGATGAATATGAACTTTGATATGAACAATCTTTCCACATGGAGCACTCCTTCGAACTCCCAGGACACGATTcttgatgatctgttctcgGGCTATTTGTCCTCGACGGGACAGATGGATATGTCGCTGCTCGGCCAGTCGCCGGCGTCGTCGCTCAGCCCTGTAGCCCATCATGTTTCACCGCCGAATGCAAACTcaaccagcagcagcaataaCAACACATTGAACAATGCTCGATCTCCTGttgcttcatcttcttcatcctcatcgtcaccGTCTGTTTTAGGTACTTCTTCGCTGGTATTTACACCGCGCGActcgcctgcttcatcgGCATCCACACCCGCCTCGGACACTAACAAGACGAGCAGTTTGCCGATTCACAGCGAGGATACATGTCCGCGGACGAGAAAGGAGCTAGAGAAACGGATTGCAAGCGAGGGTGCGTCGCCGTTTGCGCCGCCTGTAAATGTGCGTAAGAGCTCGGATTCCGTATTGGGCACCATGATTGCGTGCTCGGGGTCGAGTTTCCCCACGACAGCCAAAAGCGATAAGAATATTGAAGTGTTAAGCGCCTGGAGGAGTATTAGAGCAGATCCCAAGTTCAag GATGCCGACATCAATGCGCTATGTTCAGAGTTCACGAGCAAGGCACGATGCGATGGCACCAAGGTTGTGCTCGAACCGCAAGGGGTGCATTCAATATTAGAAAATCTATCTAAGAAGCAGTAG
- a CDS encoding Chromatin structure-remodeling complex subunit snf21, whose translation MSAPMLGNGMVAPNIAQPQQQLQVGQSNELQRMMMRASYLRKNPSDQKYPNELENLMKYINNLNQQFRNQMAPTNGIQSQQAPMANGHAQLTNGAAPPASVASGGSMPNQSIPSTSQTPVSFTAEQINALRAQIHAYKLLTRGQPIPDYLLQSMRVPNTTIPDLEKLTQGPDVQSKIVDAAVKASKGESGSVPPPSISAVVGRESSVKAEESEPTPIDPADYPKGPFLEDDTNSPIYPYNAYRHPFSHLKRPADMDPKLFATRLQRLIVPTIMPAGLDAHQIIDERERFIEARIQQRIRELEAMPSTMGDGTFDANIDVTQDDKVKEDKENESSTATPLDSLRPYSALVHPSPTAHGKLRALIELKSLRVLDKQRAMRAQVAEKLMHGSLLPLNRLDYRRIRKPTIRDARMVESAERKQRLERERRAKHKHVEQLGIICAHGRDVINANRSAQDRIARLGRAVLSFHAHTEREEQKRIERIAKERLRALKADDEEAYIKLLDSAKDTRITHLLKQTDAYLDSLAQAVVAQQNEGGPMSELGFEQEDGPATEATFGAQINAEDAAENKKVDYYAVAHRISEKIVKQPDILVGGKLKEYQIKGLQWMVSLYNNRLNGILADEMGLGKTIQTISLITFLIESKRQRGPYLVIVPLSTMTNWSGEFAKWAPNVKVVAYKGNPAQRRALQGDLRVGHFQVLLTTYEYIIKDRPHLSKIKWLHMIVDEGHRMKNTQSKLTQTLTTYYHSRYRLLLTGTPLQNNLPELWALLNFVLPKIFNSVKSFDEWFNTPFANSGTGDKIELNEEEALLIIRRLHKVLRPFLLRRLKKDVESELPDKVEKVIKIRMSALQSQLYKQMKKHKMIADGKDSKGVKGLSNELMQLRKICQHPFLFESVEDKISPGGYIDDKLIRTSGKIELLNRILPKFFATNHRVLIFFQMTKVMDIMEDFLKMMGWKYLRLDGGTKTEERASFVQLFNAKDSEYKVFILSTRAGGLGLNLQTADTVIIFDSDWNPHADLQAQDRAHRIGQTQVVLILRFITEKSVEEAMYQRARYKLDIDDKVIQAGRFDNKSTQEEQEEFLRSILEADQEEENEEAGDMNDEELNEIIARNEEENAIFREMDAKRERDIIENWRAAGNRGKPPQPLIQLEELPECYQTDQPFEVKEADEINEGRGQRRRNVVSYNDGLSDDAWAMALEEGEDIQELTERARDKKERRAQNKLLKEDVSGRNTPSSDVLDGRGRKPKKGKNKANDYEPGTGSKRKRGVKSMSVTPEIDDDDDDDHEIVRKRRKTKTNGKDNGPEVPPAMREKMKKAFMECYRAVQACEDETGRKRCELFREPPDRRDYPDYYQLIKVPMALSILRKRASSNYYKSVMTFRDDFHLMFNNARTYNQEGSWVYIDAEEMEKVFNAAWDRIIVGSDLPGAPPAPGTGSATGSYASALTPMDDDERPPPPTRGRSTGRKQVLSDEEYLTPSDEE comes from the exons ATGTCTGCTCCCATGCTGGGAAACGGCATGGTTGCCCCCAACATCGCCCAGCCGCAGCAACAGCTTCAGGTTGGCCAGTCCAATGAACTCCAGCGGATGATGATG CGCGCCAGCTATCTGCGCAAAAATCCATCAGACCAAAAGTACCCCAATGAGCTCGAGAATCTCATGAAGTATATCAATAATCTGAATCAACAAT TTCGCAATCAAATGGCGCCCACAAACGGCATACAGTCACAGCAAGCCCCCATGGCAAATGGCCATGCCCAGCTTACTAATGGCGCAGCCCCCCCAGCGTCTGTCGCCTCTGGTGGATCCATGCCTAACCAATCCATACCTTCCACTTCCCAGACTCCAGTCTCCTTCACCGCAGAGCAGATCAATGCTCTTCGCGCCCAGATCCATGCCTACAAGCTCCTCACCCGTGGGCAGCCCATCCCAGACTACTTACTGCAGTCTATGCGAGTACCCAACACAACAATTCCGGACCTCGAAAAGTTGACTCAAGGTCCTGACGTTCAGTCGAAAATTGTAGATGCTGCAGTAAAGGCTTCGAAGGGAGAATCTGGCTCTGTTCCACCCCCTTCAATTTCGGCTGTTGTTGGTCGCGAGAGTTCGGTCAAGGCTGAGGAATCTGAACCTACGCCCATCGACCCCGCCGATTATCCCAAGGGACCCTTCCTCGAGGACGACACAAACTCGCCCATATATCCATACAATGCCTATAGACACCCCTTTTCTCATCTCAAGCGCCCTGCAGATATGGATCCCAAGCTTTTTGCCACTCGTCTCCAAAGGCTGATTGTGCCCACAATCATGCCAGCAGGCCTTGATGCCCACCAAATCATCGACGAGCGTGAGCGATTTATCGAGGCTCGCATCCAGCAACGGATCAGAGAGCTCGAAGCTATGCCTTCAACCATGGGCGACGGCACTTTCGATGCCAACATTGATGTCACCCAGGACGACAAAGTGAAAGAAGATAAGGAAAACGAAAGCAGTACAGCCACACCCCTCGATTCCCTCAGGCCCTATAGTGCTCTTGTGCACCCTAGTCCAACAGCACACGGTAAACTTCGTGCTCTCATTGAGCTCAAGTCTCTCCGAGTGCTCGACAAGCAGCGAGCTATGCGAGCTCAAGTTGCCGAAAAACTCATGCACGGCTCCCTACTCCCCCTCAACCGTCTCGACTACCGCCGCATCCGCAAGCCCACCATTCGCGATGCCCGCATGGTCGAGAGCGCCGAGCGCAAACAGCGCCTTGAGCGCGAACGCCGTGCAAAGCACAAGCACGTCGAGCAGCTCGGTATCATTTGTGCCCACGGCAGGGATGTCATCAATGCCAACCGTTCTGCACAAGACAGGATCGCTCGCCTTGGACGCGCCGTGCTCAGCTTCCACGCCCACACTGAGAGGGAGGAGCAAAAGCGCATCGAGCGCATCGCAAAAGAACGTCTTAGGGCCCTTAAAgctgatgatgaagaggcgTATATTAAGCTGCTTGACTCCGCGAAGGATACCCGTATTACGCACTTGCTCAAACAGACAGATGCCTACCTCGACTCACTGGCGCAAGCCGTCGTCGCCCAGCAGAACGAAGGAGGTCCCATGAGCGAGCTTGGCTTCGAGCAAGAAGATGGACCCGCCACAGAAGCTACTTTCGGTGCCCAGATCAACGCTGAAGATGCTGCGGAGAATAAGAAGGTGGATTACTACGCTGTTGCCCACAGAATATCAGAGAAGATCGTCAAGCAACCTGACATTCTCGTCGGTGGTAAACTCAAGGAATACCAGATTAAAGGATTGCAGTGGATGGTTAGTTTGTATAACAACAGACTTAACGGTATTTTGGCCGATGAGATG GGTCTCGGAAAGACCATCCAAACGATTTCCCTGATCACCTTCCTAATCGAATCCAAGAGGCAAAGAGGGCCGTACCTCGTCATTGTCCCGCTATCAACCATGACGAATTGGTCTGGAGAGTTCGCCAAGTGGGCTCCCAACGTAAAAGTTGTAGCCTACAAAGGCAATCCTGCACAACGTCGCGCATTGCAAGGAGATCTCCGTGTCGGACATTTCCAGGTTTTGTTAACAACCTACGAGTACATCATCAAGGATCGGCCTCATCTCAGTAAGATAAAATGGTTGCATATGATAGTCG ACGAAGGTCATCGTATGAAGAATACCCAGAGTAAACTCACACAAACTCTTACAACGTATTACCACTCGCGCTACCGCCTTCTCCTGACCGGTACCCCTCTGCAGAACAACCTTCCTGAATTGTGGGCACTGCTCAATTTCGTGTTACCCAAGATCTTCAACTCGGTCAAGTCGTTCGACGAATGGTTCAACACTCCTTTCGCCAACTCGGGCACGGGCGACAAGATCGAGCTAAACGAAGAAGAGGCCCTGCTTATCATCAGGCGTCTGCATAAAGTGCTCCGGCCTTTCCTGCTGCGTCGTCTGAAGAAAGATGTGGAGAGCGAGCTGCCGGATAAGGTGGAAAAGGTGATCAAGATCAGAATGTCTGCTTTGCAAAGCCAGCTGTACAAGCAGATGAAGAAACACAAGATGATCGCCGATGGCAAAGATTCGAAAGG TGTCAAAGGTCTGAGCAATGAGCTCATGCAACTGCGCAAAATTTGTCAACATCCATTCTTGTTTGAGAGTGTGGAAGATAAAATTAGTCCCGGTGGTTATATCGACGACAAGCTTATCAGAACATCGGGCAAGATCGAACTGCTGAATCGTATCCTACCTAAATTCTTTGCTACGAATCACAGA GTCCTTATCTTCTTCCAGATGACAAAAGTAATGGACATAATGGAGGACtttttgaagatgatgggTTGGAAGTATCTCCGTCTCGACGGTGGAACCAAAACCGAAGAACGTGCCTCCTTTGTGCAGCTGTTTAACGCTAAGGACTCCGAGTACAAAGTCTTCATTCTCTCAACCAGAGCCGGAGGTCTCGGTCTGAATCTTCAGACAGCTGATACCGTCATCAT CTTCGACAGTGATTGGAACCCACACGCCGATCTCCAGGCTCAGGATCGTGCGCATCGTATCGGTCAGACCCAGGTTGTGCTCATCCTGAGGTTCATCACAGAGAAGAGTGTTGAAGAAGCTATGTATCAACGTGCACGGTACAAGCTCGATATCGACGACAAAGTCATCCAGGCCGGTCGCTTCGATAACAAGTCAACGCAAGAAGAACAGGAAGAATTCTTG CGATCCATTTTGGAAGCCgatcaagaagaagaaaatgaagaagcAGGTGATATGAATGATGAAGAGTTGAACGAGATCATCGCGCGTAATGAAGAGGAGAACGCCATTTTCCGTGAGATGGATGCCAAGCGCGAGCGAGATATCATCGAGAACTGGCGCGCGGCCGGCAACCGAGGCAAGCCACCCCAACCACTCATCCAGTTGGAGGAACTACCGGAATGCTATCAGACCGACCAACCGTTCGAGGTCAAGGAGGCGGACGAGATCAATGAAGGACGTGGACAGCGTCGTAGGAACGTTGTTAGTTATAACGATGGGCTCAGTGATGACGCTTGGGCGATG GCTCTTGAAGAGGGCGAGGATATTCAAGAACTCACAGAACGTGCTCGCGATAAAAAGGAGCGTCGCGCCCAGAACAAGCTCCTGAAGGAGGACGTTTCTGGTCGGAATACCCCATCCTCAGATGTTCTCGATGGACGTGGTCGCAAACCCAAGAAGGGCAAGAACAAAGCCAACGATTATGAGCCTGGCACTGGCTCTAAACGTAAACGTGGTGTCAAATCGATGTCTGTCACCCCTGAaattgacgatgacgacgacgatgaccatGAGATCGTAAGA AAACGACgcaagacgaagacgaatgGCAAGGATAACGGTCCAGAAGTGCCTCCAGCCATGCgcgagaagatgaagaaggcgTTTATGGAATGCTACCGTGCTGTTCAAGCCTGTGAAGACGAGACTGGTCGAAAACGCTGCGAACTCTTCCGCGAACCTCCTGATCGTCGA GACTATCCTGATTACTACCAGCTCATCAAAGTTCCCATGGCCTTGTCCATTCTCCGAAAACGCGCTAGCTCAAACTATTACAAATCCGTGATGACTTTCCGAGACGACTTCCATTTGATGTTCAACAACGCGAGGACGTACAACCAGGAAGGATCGTGGGTCTACATTGACGCCGAAGAGATGGAGAAGGTCTTCAACGCTGCTTGGGACAGGATCATTGTAGGCAGTGACCTTCCCGGTGCGCCCCCCGCACCAGGTACAGGCTCTGCGACAGGCTCGTATGCTTCGGCCTTGACTCCcatggacgacgacgagcgcCCACCGCCGCCCACTCGCGGTCGAAGCACTGGTAGGAAACAAGTCCTCAGCGACGAGGAATACCTCACACCCAGCGACGAAGAGTGA
- a CDS encoding ATP-dependent DNA helicase II subunit 2 — MPADRAGYTVTMFLVDASSSMGNVREVEVENADGSTRTVEMTNLQWGLQYVKLKVQEMIFNGRKTDQCGVIVFGSKNTNNHLNKTKGGYENVVEYIPIGKPNAKTLARIDALQPSDTSGDPIDALIVGIDTQSRYLGTKKTWTRKIVIVTDGESPIEVEDWEATVAKMDELEVKLTVVGVDFDDEELPYAEADKSNIKRVNESFYHQLTSSMNSGVVGTCAYALRETTAPEVKQTKSVLVGTQLRIGDFAARSDEAIEVPVKMSKCTALARPKSWKKFVLMQKEKDAMEVDNDVSVYSQVTGQTQFAVQEDEDEEKEKEKVKQEDVKMEENDEAQVPPKTKGLQVEKEELTKGFKYGTTFVPVPEGEGQFMRLTTHKGIDLISFFAADTFRRELAMGEIYYIWADTSRPVEQVALSSIVQAMNERKLMAIGRFVSRDGMDPKMGVLAPILFEDVDCLLWIPTPFADDVRKYTFGSLDTLINKKGEVLTEHPYLPTEEQLSAMDDFVDALDLMDAGEKNEDGVREPWFDTRESYNPAIHRVKQAMFHSAVVKDVVEYPVPPPHPETTKYFEPPKRVLRRAKEAIEECKNAFNVKQVPKRTARTKKDEFSRAADGNEEAALLAKFLGPASSRDKETQAQSQMNVVEAEPSHPQLSVRSDDAEASETEDEDEESAMAVDMKKPATPLPEASSSSRPPLPTPARSMSPNAEDNSPARIISNARPLEDFKENIAQGDVVSKAVKDLAEVVVEEVLKPFATRRADEMVECMVVLRKTCLEEDEIDAWNAFLRDLKEKCLTKPGNPNFWDKIRDVGRRLSLISKHEAKKLGGISDVTGDEAEELPGGYKG; from the exons atgccTGCAGACAGAGCGGGG TACACTGTTACTATGTTCCTCGTCgacgcgtcgtcgtcgatgggCAATGTCAGGGAAGTTGAGGTTGAAAATGCAGACGGCTCAACTCGCACTGTCGAAATGACCAACCTCCAGTGGGGTCTGCAATACGTCAAGCTCAAAGTACAGGAAATG ATTTTCAATGGACGAAAGACGGACCAATGTGGCGTCATTGTTTTTGGCTCCAAAA ACACCAACAACCATCTcaacaaaacaaaaggagGTTATGAAAATGTAGTTGAATATATTCCAATTGGAAAGCCGAATGCCAAAACTCTGGCCAGAATTGACGCCCTTCAGCCTTCCGATACCTCTGGTGATC CAATTGACGCGCTGATTGTGGGCATTGATACTCAGAGCAGATATCTTGGGACTAAAAAAACATGGACGCGCAAAATTGTTATTGTTACTGATGGTGAAAGTCCAATTGAAGTCGAAGACTGGGAAGCGACCGTTGCAAAAATGGACGAACTGGAAGTGAAATTGACCGTAGT TGGAGTTGActtcgacgacgaggaacTACCATACGCAGAAGCAGACAAGAGCAATATAAAG CGCGTCAATGAAAGTTTCTATCACCAATTAACTTCGAGCATGAACTCCGGCGTAGTGGGTACATGCGCATATGCCCTCCGCGAGACGACCGCTCCAGAAGTCAAACAAACCAAATCCGTTCTGGTGGGCACCCAGCTGCGCATCGGCGACTTTGCGGCGCGCTCAGACGAAGCTATTGAGGTTCCGGTTAAGATGAGCAAATGCACTGCGCTTGCACGGCCCAAGTCCTGGAAAAAGTTTGTTCTGATGCagaaagagaaggatgcGATGGAGGTGGACAACGACGTGTCTGTGTACTCGCAGGTCACTGGACAGACACAATTTGCCGTAcaagaagatgaggacgaggagaaagaaaaagaaaaagtgaaGCAGGAAGATgtgaagatggaagaaaacGATGAGGCTCAGGTTCCTCCCAAAACAAAAGGTCTGCAGGtggaaaaggaagaacttACTAAAGgcttcaaatatggaacAACATTCGTGCCGGTTCCAGAAGGAGAGGGCCAGTTTATGAGATTGACAACGCATAAAGGGATAGATCTCATCAGCTTTTTTGCTGCTGACACT TTCCGTCGCGAATTGGCCATGGGCGAGATATACTACATTTGGGCCGACACCAGTCGTCCGGTTGAGCAAGTCGCACTGTCGTCGATCGTTCAAGCTATGAATGAACGCAAGTTAATGGCCATTGGTCGTTTCGTCTCAAGAGATGGTATGGACCCGAAGATGGGCGTTTTAGCCCCCATCTTATTCGAAGATGTTGACTGTCTGTTATGGATTCCG ACACCTTTTGCGGACGATGTACGCAAGTACACGTTTGGGTCATTGGATACACTTATCAATAAGAAGGGAGAGGTTTTGACGGAACATCCATATCTACCCACCGAGGAGCAACTTTCCGCCATGGATGATTTTGTGGATGCTTTGGATCTCATGGACGCCGGAGAGAAGAACGAGGATGG TGTTCGGGAGCCTTGGTTCGATACTCGAGAGTCTTATAACCCTGCTATACACCGTGTCAAGCAGGCAATGTTTCACAGTGCTGTTGTCAAAGATGTTGTGGAATACCCTGTCCCACCTCCTCATCCTGAAACAACCAAGTACTTTGAACCACCTAAGAGGGTACTACGGAGGGCTAAAGAAGCTATTGAGGAGTGTAAAAATGCATTCAATGTCAAACAAG TCCCAAAAAGAACGGCGAGGACTAAGAAGGACGAATTTTCCCGTGCTGCCGATGGTAATGAAGAGGCGGCGTTGCTTGCTAAATTTCTGGGACCTGCGTCATCTCGAGATAAGGAGACCCAGGCACAGTCGCAAATGAACGTCGTAGAGGCAGAACCTTCGCATCCCCAATTGTCTGTAAGAAGTGATGACGCAGAGGCCAGCGAAaccgaagacgaggatgaagagtcAGCCATGGCTGTCGACATGAAGAAACCAGCCACACCTCTACCTGAAGCGTCCTCGTCTTCCCGGCCGCCTTTACCAACACCCGCGCGGTCCATGTCACCCAACGCCGAGGACAACAGTCCAGCAAGAATCATCAGCAACGCTCGCCCATTGGAGGACTTTAAGGAGAACATTGCACAGGGGGATGTGGTAAGCAAGGCGGTGAAAGATTTGGCGGAAGTGGTTGTTGAGGAAGTGCTTAAGCCATTTGCGACACGGAGGGCGGATGAGATGGTGGAGTGTATGGTTGTATTGAGGAAGACTTGCCTTGAG GAGGATGAGATTGACGCTTGGAATGC TTTTCTTCGTGATTTGAAGGAAAAGTGCTTGACCAAGCCCGGCAATCCTAATTTCTGGGATAAGATCAGAGATGTCGGCAGGAGGCTAAGTCTGATCAGCAAACACGAGGCGAAGAAGCTGGGAGGAATTTCTGACGTTACTGGAGATGAGGCCGAGGAG CTTCCGGGAGGGTACAAAGGTTGA
- a CDS encoding Signal recognition particle subunit SRP68, which yields MTDKVVVFRALQLANEQRNAYGLRYNDLTRYRKHCANRTHRLRSSLKMTHGRGRDFKKLPPLTADIVKDGHLQLLLFEAERAWAYSQELTSSSLLPANKDQASSLRHSATGRFRRAVHWSTQLLSLCQSLYASSRLSAENLVEASIYTIILNGRFLRYRDDFEDALIQLSVARSLLDDLAETSSTSRDQALAILFSDEISPEIRYCAHELGRAKAYDVNGIVAEIAPKYRNELVENCDALLAKLQKEEKSSSSASNLKPITWEDQPVPVRYPELVDVLLRVQKAEAGIRDDNRNPAKKTKLGVTAYDAVLSALSDAEEVARKLQETQQLSGTSANTSTSGGRDIHFVHAYIVFQLLSRRIQRDLLLMDTLLSTGSSEKSKIPVQKKPTSTIKGNSAPVDSRLYPAIVKLLDTVLQSLTQMRTLSLVDDNADLTSAVEARISFTNARRCVYLAQCYGAVKKYAEALTLLQHASIHLRETGSSLSLSETDPINTSVPPFFSLKAEDIKELEGTIAVDGTQFKRDWFAYNGGSIKADPATYKKPLFFNIALNYVELDMDRLQHRAGKQPVPPPPVAAQSSAQLTKKVEPAPAPEKKQLPKAKVEEPIQPVPEPQPQQQPSRGGISSLLGGWWSKSSQ from the exons ATGACAGACAAAGTCGTTGTATTCAGAG CCCTTCAGCTTGCAAATGAGCAGAGAAATGCATATGGCTTGCGTTATAATGACCTGACACGCTATCG TAAGCACTGTGCTAATAGGACGCATCGTCTGCGTTCTAGCCTAAAGATGACGCATGGCAGAGGAAGGGATTTCAAAAAACTGCCCCCTTTGACGGCCGATATTGTAAAGGACGGACA TCTTCAACTCTTGTTATTCGAGGCAGAACGCGCATGGGCATACTCTCAAGAGCTCACCAGCTCATCTCTTTTACCGGCCAACAAGGACCAAGCAAGCTCTCTACGACACAGTGCAACAGGTCGATTCCGACGAGCAGTACACTGGTCTACCCagcttctttctctttgccAGAGTCTGTATGCCTCCTCTCGCCTCTCTGCTGAAAACTTGGTCGAGGCCAGTATTTATACAATCATTCTCAACGGTCGATTCCTCCGCTACCGAGATGACTTTGAAGATGCACTTATTCAGCTCAGCGTAGCTAGGTCTCTGCTAGATGACCTCGCAGAGACGTCTTCGACCAGCCGTGATCAAGCTTTAGCAATTCTATTCTCCGATGAAATCAGCCCAGAAATTCGTTATTGCGCCCACGAACTGGGTCGAGCCAAAGCCTACGATGTCAACGGAATTGTAGCTGAAATCGCCCCCAAATATCGCAACGAGCTTGTAGAGAACTGCGATGCGCTTTTGGCTAAGCTccagaaagaagaaaagtcttcctcctccgcatcTAATCTCAAACCCATCACCTGGGAGGACCAACCAGTTCCCGTCCGCTATCCCGAGCTAGTCGATGTTCTTTTGCGCGTTCAAAAGGCTGAAGCTGGAATCAGAGACGATAACCGCAACCCAGCCAAGAAAACCAAGCTGGGTGTCACTGCTTATGACGCTGTTCTGTCAGCTCTAAGTGACGCAGAAGAAGTTGCTAGGAAATTACAGGAAACCCAACAA CTTAGCGGCACTTCTGCAAATACTTCGACAAGCGGAGGAAGAGACATCCATTTCGTACACGCTTATATTGTCTTCCAGCTTCTCTCTCGTCGCATACAGCGCGACTTACTTCTTATGGACACCCTTTTAAGCACTGGAAGCAGTGAGAAATCCAAGATTCCTGTCCAGAAAAAGCCTACCTCGACCATCAAAGGAAACTCTGCACCTGTTGACAGTAGACTCTACCCAGCTATCGTGAAGCTGCTTGACACCGTCCTACAGAGTCTGACCCAGATGCGCACCCTCAGCCTCGTTGACGACAACGCAGATCTTACATCAGCCGTGGAAGCCAGGATATCTTTCACAAACGCTCGCCGGTGCGTATACCTCGCACAGTGCTATGGCGCCGTGAAGAAATATGCCGAGGCCCTCACTCTCCTCCAACACGCCTCTATTCATCTGCGCGAAACAGGATCCAGTCTCTCGCTATCAGAGACCGATCCCATCAATACCTCTGTGCCCCCTTTCTTCTCACTCAAGGCCGAGGATATCAAAGAGCTGGAGGGCACGATAGCAGTTGATGGCACTCAATTCAAGCGCGACTGGTTCGCATACAACGGTGGGTCTATCAAAGCCGATCCAGCGACGTATAAGAAACCTCTATTCTTTAACATTGCGCTCAACTACGTCGAGCTGGACATGGATCGGCTGCAACATCGTGCCGGCAAGCAGCCCgtcccccctcctcctgttGCTGCCCAGTCGTCTGCTCAACTTACCAAGAAGGTAGAACCTGCGCCCGCTCCTGAGAAGAAGCAGCTCCCCAAGGCAAAGGTGGAGGAGCCCATCCAGCCGGTTCCAGAACCTcagccacagcagcagccttcCCGTGGCGGGATTAGCAGCTTGTTGGGAGGCTGGTGGAGTAAAAGTTCTCAGTAG